The DNA region CCTTGTAGCTTGCCACGATCGGCTTCTCGTTGGCGAGGACGTCGGCGAAAACGGCGATGACGAAGATGAAGGAGACGACGTAGAGGCTGATGATGCCGAAGGTGTTCTTGCGGAACTGACGTCGTACGAAGGCTCCATACGATTCACCATCGTGACGTTCCGCGGCGGCTTGCTTGGTTTTTCTGAACAGGGCCATGATGATGCGTTCCTTAGGCGGCCTTCTTGCCGTATGAGATTCGTGGGTCGGCTACGGAATACAGAAGATCGGCCAGCAGCATGCCGATGAGTGTCAGTACGGCCGAGATGGTGAAGACAGCCATGATCATGGGATAGTCGCGTGCGATGAGCGCCCGATAGGAAAGTTCGCCCATGCCGGGAATACTGAAGATCGATTCGATGATGACGGAGCCGCCGATGAGGTTGGGGATCAGGGCGGCGACGATCGTGATCAGGGGAATGAGGGCATTGCGGAAGGCATGGCGGAAGACGACGGCGCGCTCGCCGAGGCCCTTCGCCCGGGCCGTACGGATGAAGTCCATACGGATGACTTCGAGCATGGACGACCGCATCTGCCGCGAGATGAAGGCGAAGTCGGCATAGACGTACACGAACATCGGAAGTGCCAGGTGCCAGGCATAGTCCGAGAACCGTTTCCATATGGACCAGTTCGACGTGAAGCCGGGTGATCGCAGGCCACCGCTCGGAAAGATGGAGAGGAATTCGGGATTGGCGAGGAAGGTCACGGCCAGCGTACCGATCCAGAAGACCGGCAGCGAATAGAGGGCGAAGAGGACGAAGGTCGAGATCCTGTCGGTCAGCGTTCCCGAATGCGTCGCCGAATAGATGCCGAGCGGGACGGCCACGGCATAGGCGATGAAGATTGCGAGGATGTTCATCAGCAGCGTTACCGGTACGCGTTCGAGCATCTTGTCGAAGACCGGTCTGTTATCCTGGAAGGACCTGCCGAAATCCGGACGGCCGGTGAACCTCAAGGCACTCCAGTTCGTGCCCTGATCGGTGAAGACGTTCTGCATATCGAAGGCGAGCAGTCCGCCGGTCCAGATGCAGTACTGTTGCCAGATGGGTTTGTCGAGATGCCATTGCTTGCGGATCATCTCGATGGTCTTCTCGTTGAGGCTCGAACGTCCGCTCATGCCTCCTTCCGCGCCCTGGCCTACCTTCGCGGCTGCAGGATCGCCCGGAGCCAGCCGGCTCACGCCGAAGGAGATCACGGTGATGATGAAGAGCGTAGGGAGGAAGAGCAGCGTGCGCTTCAGAATGTATTGCCACATGGGCGCTAATCTCGTCAATCCTGACGAATCACGCTGCATCGCGGGCCGTTCACGTGAAGGCATCGACGAGGTGGCGCAGACCGCTGTTTCCCGTCATCATCTCGACGGCGATGACGTCGAACCGGCAGGGAACGTCGACGACGTTCCGCATCGACAGCCACATGCCGGCCGTGCGCCGGAGGCGCTCGACCTTGCGTCGTGTGATGGATGCTTCCGGACTGCCGTAGCTCTGATAGGTGCGATACCGTACTTCGACGAAGACGATGGTATCGCCGTGACGTGCCACGATGTCGAGCTCACCCACGCGGGCGAAGCGGAAGTTGCGGTCGAGGATCTCGTAGCCGTTGCGTACGAGATGATCACAGGCGCGTTGTTCGGCGCGCTGACCGAGGTCGGTAGACATACGTGCATGCGGGTGAAATCCACGTCGTCGTGTGACCGGGATTCCGAATCGGCGTAAGTTTGCGCCATGATTGCACAGCTCAGCGGATCACTTGCCGCACGTTCGGGTACCGACGTCGTCATCGACTGCGGTGGCGTTGGGTATGCCGTCAGCGTACCGCTGACGACGGCCGACCGGCTTCCCGGTATCGGTGAACGTGTGTCGTTGCTCACGATCATGGTCGTGCGCGAAGACGCCATGCAGTTGTTCGGCTTCCTTTCCGATGCCGAACGGGAGGCGTTCAAGCTGCTGACGGGAATACAGGGCATCGGCGGCCGTACCGCGCTCGGCATCCTGTCCGCGACGCCCCTGGCCGAGCTCCGGCTGGCCATCGTCAAGAGCAACGTAGTGGCCCTGCAGCGTCTTCCGGGCGTC from Candidatus Kapaibacterium thiocyanatum includes:
- a CDS encoding YraN family protein; the protein is MSTDLGQRAEQRACDHLVRNGYEILDRNFRFARVGELDIVARHGDTIVFVEVRYRTYQSYGSPEASITRRKVERLRRTAGMWLSMRNVVDVPCRFDVIAVEMMTGNSGLRHLVDAFT
- a CDS encoding Holliday junction DNA helicase RuvA, with translation MIAQLSGSLAARSGTDVVIDCGGVGYAVSVPLTTADRLPGIGERVSLLTIMVVREDAMQLFGFLSDAEREAFKLLTGIQGIGGRTALGILSATPLAELRLAIVKSNVVALQRLPGVGKKTAERMVVELREKIIGIVPSEGAEPAIPSSQTTEEALAALQSLGYAKAAAEKAIKAVLAVDPDAIASSETLIRKALRV